A genome region from candidate division WOR-3 bacterium includes the following:
- a CDS encoding type II toxin-antitoxin system VapC family toxin, translating to MHYVTDTHALIWYLTDDPCLPRKAKRIFSEDYIVIPCIALFELLYLIEKKKFEVNFAEFLSLIAAAANYRIEPLCLPIIEKSQLIPREKVTDPWDRLIAATAIHLNYPLITRDKKIKEIGVEIIWQ from the coding sequence ATGCATTATGTTACCGATACCCATGCCTTAATCTGGTATTTAACCGATGACCCTTGTCTTCCCCGAAAAGCAAAAAGAATTTTCAGCGAAGATTATATCGTCATTCCGTGCATTGCGCTTTTTGAACTTCTTTATTTAATAGAAAAGAAAAAATTTGAAGTTAACTTTGCGGAATTTCTCAGTCTTATTGCCGCAGCAGCGAATTACAGAATAGAACCATTGTGTTTGCCGATAATTGAGAAAAGCCAGTTAATTCCGAGGGAAAAAGTTACCGACCCTTGGGATAGACTGATTGCAGCCACGGCGATACACTTGAACTATCCTTTAATAACACGGGACAAAAAAATAAAAGAGATTGGGGTAGAAATTATCTGGCAGTAG
- a CDS encoding toll/interleukin-1 receptor domain-containing protein — MGYKVFISHSTRDRGIVISLANLLKDFGVEVIVAEWYLTPGARIDKKVFTQIRNSDCVVALLTRNGIRSNWVNQEIGYSFQENKPIIPLVEKGTDAKDLAALQGREYIEYDPNQPDQALKKLSTHIKSLKLKKEERQRALLVLGGLLAFLLLLSGGEK, encoded by the coding sequence ATGGGATATAAAGTTTTTATAAGTCACAGCACACGAGACCGAGGGATAGTGATATCACTTGCAAATTTACTTAAAGACTTCGGTGTAGAGGTAATCGTTGCCGAGTGGTATCTTACTCCGGGTGCGCGGATTGATAAAAAGGTATTTACGCAAATCAGAAATTCCGATTGCGTAGTTGCATTGCTTACTCGAAACGGGATAAGGTCTAATTGGGTTAACCAAGAAATAGGTTATTCTTTTCAAGAAAACAAGCCGATTATTCCTCTCGTGGAAAAAGGTACAGATGCCAAAGATTTGGCAGCGCTGCAAGGTCGGGAATATATTGAATACGACCCCAATCAGCCAGACCAGGCTTTAAAAAAACTCTCAACCCATATTAAGTCTTTGAAGTTGAAAAAAGAAGAGCGACAACGGGCGTTACTTGTTTTGGGGGGACTGCTGGCATTTCTGCTTTTGCTTTCGGGAGGGGAAAAATGA
- a CDS encoding AAA family ATPase: MSFLGPDPTIQSRVKEMLDPRLYGKGVKRVQLIQTHTSWVFLAGGFAYKVKKPVNFGFLDYTTLSARRFFCYEELRLNRLISPEIYLDVLPITDEKGRLKIGGKGQVIDYCVRMKALPQSAIMTERLQRGEVSFEDVDEIARTVARFHENAERGREISRYGSSEIIKLNWDENFAQTIGFIGKTITRQAFLEIKRTVERFVASNRDVFQKRRQNGFVRRCHGDLHSKNIFLLDKVYIFDCIEFNPRFSCSDVAAEVAFMAMDLDYHQRHDLSNLFVERYFSYTGDEGCLGLLNFYKCYRAYVRGKVTGFQLDDPGISDKAKAAAKRGARRYFQLALSYARLLEKKPYLLVVFGLPGVGKSFLAQRIAQRTLAMHLLSDSIRKQICGVGFSERRSFEFGRGIYAPEVTERTYDEMFRRAEVFLRAGQSVILDATFLSRERRGRCQDLAKKLKVKPLFVLVECPERVVVQRLKRRADAKGFSDADIEVYRRMKEEFKPPEPNGNLIKVDTSQPIAKALKMIEERLK; encoded by the coding sequence ATGAGTTTTCTCGGACCTGACCCGACGATTCAGAGCCGGGTAAAGGAGATGCTTGACCCTCGTCTTTATGGCAAGGGCGTAAAAAGGGTACAGTTGATTCAGACCCATACCTCCTGGGTTTTTCTTGCCGGCGGGTTTGCCTATAAGGTGAAAAAGCCGGTCAACTTCGGGTTTCTTGATTACACCACCCTTTCTGCCCGTCGTTTTTTCTGTTATGAGGAGTTGCGCTTGAACCGACTGATCTCACCCGAGATTTATCTTGATGTTCTGCCGATTACCGATGAAAAGGGGAGGTTGAAAATCGGGGGCAAGGGGCAGGTGATTGACTACTGTGTGAGGATGAAGGCTTTGCCCCAGTCGGCAATTATGACCGAGCGGTTGCAAAGGGGTGAGGTGAGTTTTGAAGATGTGGATGAGATTGCGCGGACTGTTGCCCGTTTTCACGAGAATGCGGAAAGGGGCAGGGAGATCAGCCGCTACGGCTCAAGCGAAATCATCAAACTTAACTGGGATGAGAACTTTGCCCAGACCATTGGGTTTATTGGCAAGACCATCACCAGGCAGGCTTTTTTGGAGATCAAGAGAACGGTTGAGCGGTTCGTCGCCAGTAACCGGGATGTTTTCCAAAAGCGAAGGCAAAATGGTTTTGTGCGCCGGTGCCATGGTGATTTGCACTCCAAGAACATCTTTCTCCTTGACAAGGTTTATATCTTTGACTGCATTGAGTTCAACCCCCGCTTTTCCTGCTCAGATGTTGCCGCAGAGGTTGCGTTTATGGCGATGGACTTGGACTATCACCAGCGCCACGATTTGTCCAATCTCTTTGTTGAGCGTTATTTTTCCTATACCGGTGATGAGGGGTGCCTGGGGCTTTTGAACTTTTATAAATGTTATCGGGCTTATGTGCGGGGCAAGGTTACCGGTTTTCAGCTGGATGACCCGGGGATTTCAGATAAGGCAAAGGCAGCGGCAAAGAGGGGCGCAAGGCGCTATTTCCAACTTGCCTTGAGTTATGCCCGTCTCCTTGAAAAAAAGCCATATCTTCTGGTTGTCTTTGGTTTGCCTGGTGTGGGCAAAAGTTTCCTTGCCCAGAGGATTGCCCAAAGAACCCTGGCAATGCATCTTTTATCAGATTCAATTCGCAAGCAGATTTGCGGGGTTGGGTTTAGCGAACGGAGGTCTTTTGAGTTTGGCAGGGGAATATATGCGCCTGAGGTTACAGAAAGGACATACGATGAGATGTTCCGGAGGGCTGAGGTTTTTCTCCGCGCGGGTCAGAGCGTAATCTTAGACGCAACATTTTTGAGTAGGGAGAGGAGGGGGCGTTGCCAGGATTTAGCAAAAAAACTTAAGGTGAAACCGCTTTTTGTTCTGGTTGAGTGTCCGGAAAGGGTTGTTGTTCAGCGTCTGAAAAGGAGGGCAGATGCCAAGGGTTTCTCTGATGCCGATATTGAGGTTTACCGAAGAATGAAGGAAGAGTTCAAGCCGCCCGAGCCGAATGGGAATTTGATAAAGGTTGACACCAGCCAGCCAATAGCAAAAGCGCTGAAAATGATTGAAGAAAGGTTGAAATAA
- a CDS encoding beta-ketoacyl-ACP synthase III yields the protein MKSVKIVGTGRALPERILTNFDLEKMVDTTNEWIVERTGIQERRIADENTATSDLVAIALERACQMAGVKPADLDTIVVGTSTPDTVYPATACWVQKRLGIAGSAAFDVSAGCSGFLFALEVAANLIVAGSAKMVGVAGGEVMSKVVNWQDRATCVLFGDGAGAAVVVPGDGKSGILASNWGCDGSLAPLLYQPAGGTRMPTTEKTLKEMAHTVHMQGNQVFKHAVRTMGNSALKALEDARLTPEDVKLFIPHQANIRIMEAARERTGIPAERMFVVLHKYGNMSAATIPVAIDEAREAGKIQDGDIILLTAFGTGFTWAAAVLRW from the coding sequence ATGAAATCTGTCAAAATCGTGGGAACAGGCAGGGCGCTGCCCGAAAGGATTCTTACCAATTTTGACCTGGAAAAGATGGTAGATACCACGAACGAGTGGATAGTTGAACGCACCGGAATTCAGGAGCGGAGGATAGCCGATGAAAACACCGCTACATCAGATTTAGTGGCGATTGCACTGGAGCGTGCCTGTCAAATGGCAGGGGTAAAGCCAGCAGATTTGGATACGATTGTTGTCGGAACATCAACACCGGATACTGTTTATCCGGCAACCGCCTGCTGGGTGCAGAAAAGGTTGGGTATTGCGGGTAGCGCCGCCTTTGATGTCAGTGCGGGCTGCTCGGGTTTTCTCTTTGCCTTGGAGGTGGCGGCAAATCTGATTGTTGCCGGCAGTGCCAAAATGGTGGGGGTGGCTGGTGGCGAGGTGATGTCCAAAGTTGTCAACTGGCAGGACCGGGCAACCTGTGTTCTTTTTGGGGATGGTGCTGGTGCCGCAGTAGTTGTCCCGGGCGATGGCAAAAGTGGCATTTTAGCCTCCAACTGGGGATGCGATGGCAGCCTTGCGCCTCTTTTGTATCAGCCAGCGGGCGGAACAAGGATGCCCACAACTGAAAAGACATTAAAGGAGATGGCGCATACCGTGCATATGCAAGGAAATCAGGTGTTCAAGCATGCGGTGCGGACAATGGGCAACTCCGCGCTGAAGGCGTTGGAGGATGCCAGGCTCACCCCTGAGGATGTCAAACTTTTTATTCCCCATCAGGCGAATATCAGAATTATGGAGGCGGCCCGGGAGCGGACAGGTATTCCTGCGGAGAGGATGTTTGTGGTTTTGCATAAATATGGCAATATGTCAGCGGCAACCATTCCGGTGGCGATTGATGAGGCAAGGGAGGCGGGCAAGATTCAGGACGGTGATATAATTCTCTTGACCGCATTCGGCACCGGCTTTACCTGGGCAGCAGCGGTCCTACGTTGGTAG
- the rplF gene encoding 50S ribosomal protein L6 has product MAKSYSPLQLPPGVEMKSAEGSVVVKGKLGTLTLSIPAGVSVKLTDDKIAVEGEPNVPRALVGTTRALLRNMFIGVTNGYQKVVELRGMGYRVQKTKAGIQINCGFSHPVEVVAPQGITFEVNQVPNPEDTKEQMFEIVVSGIDKQQVGDVAARIRRIKPADPYHGKGFRYRGERVRKKAGKRAVAAQG; this is encoded by the coding sequence GTCAGCAGAGGGTAGCGTTGTGGTCAAGGGTAAATTAGGCACCCTAACTCTGTCCATTCCTGCTGGGGTTAGCGTTAAACTCACCGATGACAAGATTGCAGTTGAAGGTGAGCCTAATGTCCCGAGGGCGCTTGTGGGAACGACCCGGGCGCTTTTGCGCAATATGTTCATTGGTGTGACGAATGGGTATCAGAAGGTTGTTGAACTGAGAGGAATGGGTTATCGGGTGCAGAAGACCAAGGCTGGTATTCAGATTAACTGTGGGTTTTCCCATCCAGTTGAGGTGGTTGCCCCACAAGGGATTACTTTTGAGGTGAATCAGGTTCCGAATCCTGAGGATACAAAAGAGCAGATGTTTGAGATTGTTGTTTCGGGCATAGACAAACAGCAGGTTGGGGATGTGGCTGCAAGAATCCGGCGGATTAAGCCCGCAGACCCCTATCACGGTAAAGGTTTCCGGTATCGGGGCGAGCGTGTGCGGAAAAAGGCGGGAAAGCGCGCGGTCGCGGCTCAGGGATAA